Proteins from a single region of Carassius carassius chromosome 25, fCarCar2.1, whole genome shotgun sequence:
- the LOC132104122 gene encoding zinc finger protein 516-like isoform X2 encodes MEVERPDIVEEESFSKGHQEGKKSRGHTCELCGRSFPFLSSLSQHMRKHTGEKPYKCPHCEHRSAQKGSLKAHIRSHKLDGLSQSTGGEEEDMDEEGEGEKEGGVPEDQGGCSSPTESTSACNKVVSGEDATKTRKKGGKKERTSGENSKQSVQCTLCRKRLSSLAELEQHMQELHKVFRCDLCPYETLQEDQLQAHIEKVHPIEEESATKASISEDADCVLGKGEFPCEQCDQVFTQAWFLKAHMKKHQNSLHHGCRICGRRFREPWFLRSHMKTHNIKVKPKSDSYLPATVNEVAQDESNLVNEVCLYELCAKCGNFFHNSKGLLLHEQVHRNVERPPNNTFCSDKDFTSVTKTSFLECLNLKPAGYEENPTEGTLGKRIPELDPVSSYQAWQLATRGKVVEVSEKNLGWEERLADADVAYDREKGEYVLLRQDKRKKSLDAMASIPTKKRRGAGTQGSNTDQHSNGERNVQVSIGERSPENLSDTEYRPTSRPSRKNSQKTSECLECGKGFRTQQQMVIHMLIRHGGLGETIGGNGLFRKAASSPSKAGESAGLFRDTDKKPYTCEHCDFCTSEPSAIAAHVQTHHMAIRNWDQRSDALTSSLSQSQAHQTNHKGFPRLRNALLQQPYWPYSSSTHLERAALSNAASKTEEEKNKGLEDSSTLDKVDANLINLSMEVYNEKEGVSSTLLKSLVRHQCPYCSYATLYPEVLWIHQRIAHKVDSTTLVPKWAPRNGLKGPKSLLDFKRRTGAPPFLEGKDCPSLPQMRTSRTFPPDCSPGGMKKSKPLTSSVESSSSQSKTWPAATAPGASSHSSKHKTIKSRTDELAGSKHKADIHQNSSSRRTASPQKTGNPKTGSRVMESSLLPQEGLHFMLSSKHKLSDQRSSKAHAPQTPDRSDSQAQDTPSMAGYDPWSRLGLRGPFSHAHSKRQSTTDGPEPVTDILSFLKNCSPHDLAALYHHWGLNNVMAEQAGLARSGSQQGEYVCPVCRKSFNQPSHYRTHMRSHTVMFESSGLMGPGVHPLQKPPNK; translated from the exons ATGGAGGTGGAACGGCCGGACATTGTAGAGGAGGAGTCCTTCTCCAAAGGTCACCAGGAAGGCAAGAAGAGTAGGGGTCACACTTGTGAACTCTGTGGAAGAAGTTTCCCTTTCCTCAGCTCCTTGTCCCAGCACATGAGAAAGCACACTGGGGAGAAACCATACAAGTGTCCTCACTGTGAACACCGCTCAGCCCAGAAGGGTAGCTTAAAGGCCCACATTCGCAGTCACAAACTGGATGGCCTCAGCCAGAGCACCGGTGGTGAGGAGGAAGACATGGATGAAGAAGGGGAAGGGGAAAAGGAAGGAGGGGTGCCAGAAGATCAAGGTGGTTGCTCCAGTCCGACTGAGAGTACCTCGGCCTGCAACAAGGTTGTGAGCGGTGAGGATGCGACCAAAACAAGGAAGAAAGGCGGGAAGAAGGAAAGAACCTCTGGTGAGAATAGCAAACAGTCAGTGCAATGCACACTGTGCAGGAAGAGACTGTCCAGTCTTGCAGAGCTTGAACAGCATATGCAAGAGCTTCACAAGGTCTTTCGATGTGACCTGTGCCCTTATGAGACTTTGCAGGAGGACCAACTGCAGGCTCACATTGAGAAAGTACATCCTATCGAGGAGGAATCTGCCACCAAAGCCTCTATCAGTGAGGATGCTGACTGTGTACTTGGTAAAGGCGAGTTCCCATGTGAACAATGTGACCAGGTGTTCACCCAGGCCTGGTTTCTGAAAGCTCACATGAAAAAGCATCAAAACAGTCTGCATCATGGGTGCCGGATCTGTGGACGCCGCTTTCGTGAGCCCTGGTTTCTTCGTAGCCACATGAAGACCCACAACATCAAGGTAAAACCAAAGAGTGACTCTTACCTTCCGGCTACTGTCAATGAGGTGGCACAGGATGAGTCGAACTTGGTGAACGAAGTGTGTCTCTATGAACTCTGTGCCAAGTGTGGTAACTTCTTCCACAACAGCAAGGGCCTGCTGTTGCACGAGCAGGTCCACAGAAATGTTGAGCGGCCTCCTAACAATACCTTCTGCAGTGATAAAGACTTCACATCTGTCACAAAGACAAGCTTCTTGGAATGCTTAAACTTGAAACCAGCAGGATATGAAGAGAACCCCACTGAGGGAACTCTAGGGAAAAGAATCCCAGAGCTGGATCCAGTTAGTAGCTACCAGGCTTGGCAACTTGCCACCAGAGGCAAAGTAGTGGAGGTATCGGAGAAGAACCTGGGTTGGGAAGAGAGGTTAGCCGATGCAGATGTAGCATATGACAGGGAAAAAGGCGAGTATGTCTTGCTGAGACAGGACAAGCGGAAGAAGTCACTTGATGCAATGGCGAGTATCCCAACCAAGAAACGGAGAGGGGCTGGGACCCAAGGCTCCAATACAGATCAACACAGCAATGGAGAAAGGAATGTCCAGGTCTCGATAGGTGAGCGAAGCCCAGAGAATCTGAGTGACACTGAGTACCGGCCTACTTCTCGCCCTAGTCGTAAGAATTCCCAGAAAACCTCAGAGTGCTTGGAGTGCGGAAAGGGCTTCCGCACACAGCAACAGATGGTGATCCACATGCTCATCAGACATGGTGGTTTGGGTGAAACCATTGGTGGAAATGGACTGTTCCGTAAAGCAGCGTCCAGCCCATCTAAAGCAGGTGAATCAGCAGGACTCTTCAGGGACACAG ATAAAAAGCCATACACCTGTGAGCACTGTGACTTTTGCACCTCGGAGCCCTCGGCCATCGCTGCCCATGTCCAAACACATCATATGGCAATCAGGAACTGGGACCAGAGGAGTGATGCCTTAACCAGCTCACTCAGCCAAAGCCAAGCCCACCAAACTAACCACAAGGGCTTCCCAAGGCTGAGAAATGCCCTGCTGCAGCAGCCCTATTGGCCCTACTCCAGCTCAACTCACCTGGAGAGGGCAGCACTGAGCAATGCTGCGTCAAAGACTGAGGAGGAAAAGAACAAGGGGTTGGAAGACAGTAGCACCTTGGATAAAGTGGATGCTAATCTGATTAATCTCTCCATGGAGGTGTATAATGAAAAAGAAGGTGTTTCTTCCACATTATTGAAAAGTTTGGTTCGACACCAGTGTCCTTACTGTTCCTATGCAACACTCTATCCTGAAGTTCTCTGGATACACCAACGAATTGCACACAAAGTTGACAGCACTACGTTGGTGCCTAAGTGGGCTCCGAGAAATGGCCTCAAGGGGCCCAAATCACTTCTCGATTTCAAGAGGCGCACCGGCGCACCTCCGTTTCTGGAGGGTAAGGACTGCCCCTCTCTGCCACAGATGAGAACTTCCCGAACGTTTCCACCTGATTGCAGCCCTGGGGGGATGAAGAAATCAAAACCTCTGACAAGTAGTGTAGAGTCCAGCTCCTCGCAAAGCAAGACCTGGCCAGCGGCCACAGCACCGGGGGCATCATCTCACTCGTCCAAACACAAGACCATCAAGTCCAGGACAGATGAGTTGGCAGGAAGTAAACACAAAGCGGACATCCATCAAAACAGTTCCTCGCGGCGTACGGCAAGTCCTCAGAAGACTGGAAACCCAAAGACAGGAAGCAGAGTGATGGAGAGTAGTCTGCTACCTCAAGAGGGACTTCATTTTATGCTCTCTAGCAAACACAAACTCTCAGATCAGAGGAGCTCCAAAGCCCATGCTCCTCAGACCCCCGACAGGTCTGATTCTCAAGCTCAGGATACACCGTCCATGGCTGGGTATGACCCCTGGAGCAGACTTGGCCTGAGAGGCCCGTTCTCTCACGCCCATTCCAAGAGACAGTCGACGACTGATGGCCCAGAACCTGTGACAGACATCCTGAGTTTCTTGAAGAACTGCAGTCCTCACGATCTAGCTGCCCTTTACCACCACTGGGGCTTAAACAACGTCATGGCAGAGCAAGCAG GGTTGGCGAGGTCAGGGTCTCAGCAGGGGGAGTATGTGTGTCCAGTGTGCCGGAAGAGCTTCAACCAGCCCAGCCATTACCGCACACATATGAGATCACACACAG TGATGTTTGAGTCCAGTGGACTCATGGGACCTGGAGTCCATCCTCTACAGAAGCCCCCAAACAA GTGA
- the LOC132104122 gene encoding zinc finger protein 516-like isoform X1 yields the protein MEVERPDIVEEESFSKGHQEGKKSRGHTCELCGRSFPFLSSLSQHMRKHTGEKPYKCPHCEHRSAQKGSLKAHIRSHKLDGLSQSTGGEEEDMDEEGEGEKEGGVPEDQGGCSSPTESTSACNKVVSGEDATKTRKKGGKKERTSGENSKQSVQCTLCRKRLSSLAELEQHMQELHKVFRCDLCPYETLQEDQLQAHIEKVHPIEEESATKASISEDADCVLGKGEFPCEQCDQVFTQAWFLKAHMKKHQNSLHHGCRICGRRFREPWFLRSHMKTHNIKVKPKSDSYLPATVNEVAQDESNLVNEVCLYELCAKCGNFFHNSKGLLLHEQVHRNVERPPNNTFCSDKDFTSVTKTSFLECLNLKPAGYEENPTEGTLGKRIPELDPVSSYQAWQLATRGKVVEVSEKNLGWEERLADADVAYDREKGEYVLLRQDKRKKSLDAMASIPTKKRRGAGTQGSNTDQHSNGERNVQVSIGERSPENLSDTEYRPTSRPSRKNSQKTSECLECGKGFRTQQQMVIHMLIRHGGLGETIGGNGLFRKAASSPSKAGESAGLFRDTDKKPYTCEHCDFCTSEPSAIAAHVQTHHMAIRNWDQRSDALTSSLSQSQAHQTNHKGFPRLRNALLQQPYWPYSSSTHLERAALSNAASKTEEEKNKGLEDSSTLDKVDANLINLSMEVYNEKEGVSSTLLKSLVRHQCPYCSYATLYPEVLWIHQRIAHKVDSTTLVPKWAPRNGLKGPKSLLDFKRRTGAPPFLEGKDCPSLPQMRTSRTFPPDCSPGGMKKSKPLTSSVESSSSQSKTWPAATAPGASSHSSKHKTIKSRTDELAGSKHKADIHQNSSSRRTASPQKTGNPKTGSRVMESSLLPQEGLHFMLSSKHKLSDQRSSKAHAPQTPDRSDSQAQDTPSMAGYDPWSRLGLRGPFSHAHSKRQSTTDGPEPVTDILSFLKNCSPHDLAALYHHWGLNNVMAEQAGLARSGSQQGEYVCPVCRKSFNQPSHYRTHMRSHTGERPFQCRYCPYSASQKGNLKTHVQTVHRLAFDNTQYPDRRLRQAPTNEPTDTSRPH from the exons ATGGAGGTGGAACGGCCGGACATTGTAGAGGAGGAGTCCTTCTCCAAAGGTCACCAGGAAGGCAAGAAGAGTAGGGGTCACACTTGTGAACTCTGTGGAAGAAGTTTCCCTTTCCTCAGCTCCTTGTCCCAGCACATGAGAAAGCACACTGGGGAGAAACCATACAAGTGTCCTCACTGTGAACACCGCTCAGCCCAGAAGGGTAGCTTAAAGGCCCACATTCGCAGTCACAAACTGGATGGCCTCAGCCAGAGCACCGGTGGTGAGGAGGAAGACATGGATGAAGAAGGGGAAGGGGAAAAGGAAGGAGGGGTGCCAGAAGATCAAGGTGGTTGCTCCAGTCCGACTGAGAGTACCTCGGCCTGCAACAAGGTTGTGAGCGGTGAGGATGCGACCAAAACAAGGAAGAAAGGCGGGAAGAAGGAAAGAACCTCTGGTGAGAATAGCAAACAGTCAGTGCAATGCACACTGTGCAGGAAGAGACTGTCCAGTCTTGCAGAGCTTGAACAGCATATGCAAGAGCTTCACAAGGTCTTTCGATGTGACCTGTGCCCTTATGAGACTTTGCAGGAGGACCAACTGCAGGCTCACATTGAGAAAGTACATCCTATCGAGGAGGAATCTGCCACCAAAGCCTCTATCAGTGAGGATGCTGACTGTGTACTTGGTAAAGGCGAGTTCCCATGTGAACAATGTGACCAGGTGTTCACCCAGGCCTGGTTTCTGAAAGCTCACATGAAAAAGCATCAAAACAGTCTGCATCATGGGTGCCGGATCTGTGGACGCCGCTTTCGTGAGCCCTGGTTTCTTCGTAGCCACATGAAGACCCACAACATCAAGGTAAAACCAAAGAGTGACTCTTACCTTCCGGCTACTGTCAATGAGGTGGCACAGGATGAGTCGAACTTGGTGAACGAAGTGTGTCTCTATGAACTCTGTGCCAAGTGTGGTAACTTCTTCCACAACAGCAAGGGCCTGCTGTTGCACGAGCAGGTCCACAGAAATGTTGAGCGGCCTCCTAACAATACCTTCTGCAGTGATAAAGACTTCACATCTGTCACAAAGACAAGCTTCTTGGAATGCTTAAACTTGAAACCAGCAGGATATGAAGAGAACCCCACTGAGGGAACTCTAGGGAAAAGAATCCCAGAGCTGGATCCAGTTAGTAGCTACCAGGCTTGGCAACTTGCCACCAGAGGCAAAGTAGTGGAGGTATCGGAGAAGAACCTGGGTTGGGAAGAGAGGTTAGCCGATGCAGATGTAGCATATGACAGGGAAAAAGGCGAGTATGTCTTGCTGAGACAGGACAAGCGGAAGAAGTCACTTGATGCAATGGCGAGTATCCCAACCAAGAAACGGAGAGGGGCTGGGACCCAAGGCTCCAATACAGATCAACACAGCAATGGAGAAAGGAATGTCCAGGTCTCGATAGGTGAGCGAAGCCCAGAGAATCTGAGTGACACTGAGTACCGGCCTACTTCTCGCCCTAGTCGTAAGAATTCCCAGAAAACCTCAGAGTGCTTGGAGTGCGGAAAGGGCTTCCGCACACAGCAACAGATGGTGATCCACATGCTCATCAGACATGGTGGTTTGGGTGAAACCATTGGTGGAAATGGACTGTTCCGTAAAGCAGCGTCCAGCCCATCTAAAGCAGGTGAATCAGCAGGACTCTTCAGGGACACAG ATAAAAAGCCATACACCTGTGAGCACTGTGACTTTTGCACCTCGGAGCCCTCGGCCATCGCTGCCCATGTCCAAACACATCATATGGCAATCAGGAACTGGGACCAGAGGAGTGATGCCTTAACCAGCTCACTCAGCCAAAGCCAAGCCCACCAAACTAACCACAAGGGCTTCCCAAGGCTGAGAAATGCCCTGCTGCAGCAGCCCTATTGGCCCTACTCCAGCTCAACTCACCTGGAGAGGGCAGCACTGAGCAATGCTGCGTCAAAGACTGAGGAGGAAAAGAACAAGGGGTTGGAAGACAGTAGCACCTTGGATAAAGTGGATGCTAATCTGATTAATCTCTCCATGGAGGTGTATAATGAAAAAGAAGGTGTTTCTTCCACATTATTGAAAAGTTTGGTTCGACACCAGTGTCCTTACTGTTCCTATGCAACACTCTATCCTGAAGTTCTCTGGATACACCAACGAATTGCACACAAAGTTGACAGCACTACGTTGGTGCCTAAGTGGGCTCCGAGAAATGGCCTCAAGGGGCCCAAATCACTTCTCGATTTCAAGAGGCGCACCGGCGCACCTCCGTTTCTGGAGGGTAAGGACTGCCCCTCTCTGCCACAGATGAGAACTTCCCGAACGTTTCCACCTGATTGCAGCCCTGGGGGGATGAAGAAATCAAAACCTCTGACAAGTAGTGTAGAGTCCAGCTCCTCGCAAAGCAAGACCTGGCCAGCGGCCACAGCACCGGGGGCATCATCTCACTCGTCCAAACACAAGACCATCAAGTCCAGGACAGATGAGTTGGCAGGAAGTAAACACAAAGCGGACATCCATCAAAACAGTTCCTCGCGGCGTACGGCAAGTCCTCAGAAGACTGGAAACCCAAAGACAGGAAGCAGAGTGATGGAGAGTAGTCTGCTACCTCAAGAGGGACTTCATTTTATGCTCTCTAGCAAACACAAACTCTCAGATCAGAGGAGCTCCAAAGCCCATGCTCCTCAGACCCCCGACAGGTCTGATTCTCAAGCTCAGGATACACCGTCCATGGCTGGGTATGACCCCTGGAGCAGACTTGGCCTGAGAGGCCCGTTCTCTCACGCCCATTCCAAGAGACAGTCGACGACTGATGGCCCAGAACCTGTGACAGACATCCTGAGTTTCTTGAAGAACTGCAGTCCTCACGATCTAGCTGCCCTTTACCACCACTGGGGCTTAAACAACGTCATGGCAGAGCAAGCAG GGTTGGCGAGGTCAGGGTCTCAGCAGGGGGAGTATGTGTGTCCAGTGTGCCGGAAGAGCTTCAACCAGCCCAGCCATTACCGCACACATATGAGATCACACACAG GTGAGCGACCTTTCCAGTGCCGATACTGTCCTTACAGCGCCTCGCAGAAAGGTAACCTGAAGACCCATGTCCAGACCGTGCACCGCCTAGCCTTCGACAACACGCAGTACCCGGACAGGAGACTCCGCCAAGCCCCTACCAATGAACCTACAGACACTTCCAGGCCTCACTGA